A genomic segment from Juglans regia cultivar Chandler chromosome 14, Walnut 2.0, whole genome shotgun sequence encodes:
- the LOC109020673 gene encoding 60S ribosomal protein L30-like, which translates to MVAAKKTKKTHESINNRLALVMKSGKYTLGYKTVLKSLRNSKGKLIIIANNCPPLRKSEIEYYAMLAKVGVHHYNGNNVDLGTACGKYFRVCCLSIIDPGDSDIIKSMPSEH; encoded by the exons ATGGTGGCCGCCAAGAAGAct AAGAAGACTCATGAGAGCATCAATAACAGGCTCGCCCTCGTCATGAAGAGTGGCAAGTACACCTTGGGATATAAGACCGTCCTCAAATCACTGAGAAACTCCAAAG GGAAGCTGATCATTATTGCCAACAACTGCCCTCCTCTACGGAAGTCTGAAATAGAGTATTATGCAATGTTGGCAAAGGTTGGAGTTCACCATTACAATGGGA ACAATGTTGATTTGGGGACTGCTTGTGGAAAATATTTCAGAGTTTGCTGTCTCAGCATCATTGATCCTG GTGATTCTGATATCATCAAGAGCATGCCTAGTGAACATTAA